The DNA window ATCGGCACGGGCAATGCGCCGGCATTTAACCGCTGCGCCAAAATTTTTGCTTCGGGAATTGTAAAACTTCCGCTGATAACCGCGTTGCCATCCTTAATCGCTTCCTGGACGGTTGGAGCGCTGATCACCTGTCCGTCCAAAAAAATCGCTACCTGCTTGCCGACATTTCGTTCCGTAATTTCTCCGAATAATTTTTTACCTTCATCATTAAATTCCAGACCGACTTGTGGCGCGCTGGTGTTCGGATCAAATTGAACTTGCGCGCGTACTAACTGCTTTCCGGTGAGACCGGTATAAATCCACTCTTCTGACGGCGGCAAAATCTCTGCTGATGTTTTTTTATCAATTAAAATTCTTGAAACGCGATATTCTTTTACTGCTCGCTCATCAGTTTTATAAATCAAGTGATAGCCAAATTGCGTTTCAATCACCTCGGAAATTCCTCCGACCTTCATGGCAAAAGTCGCGTCTTCAAAAGGCTTAACCATCATCCCTTTACCAAACCATCCCAAATCGCCGCCGGACTCCGACGCACCCGGCTCGCTGGAATTTGCTTTTACTAAATCAATAAAATTCGCAGCTGTCGCCTCGGCTTTTAATTCATCAATTTTTTTCTTAGCATCTTCTTTTGATAAATCGCTCTCACAACGGTCAGCGCCTACCCAACAAATCAACAAATGATTGGCTTTCACTTCTTTTGAATCCTGCATTGCTACCAATTTGATTATACTGATATTGTCATCGGTTTCAATCAAGCCACTTACTCCGCCAACTTTGAGTTTAGCCGCGTCATCGTACAAATCCGCGTATACTCCATCTTTTGTAATAAATCCTAAATCTCCGCCAACGCTTTTTGTCGCTTCATCCGTGGAATATTCTCCGGCTAAAGCGGCAAAATCCGCGCCGCGCGCCCGAGCTTTTCTTAAAACTTC is part of the Patescibacteria group bacterium genome and encodes:
- a CDS encoding peptidylprolyl isomerase yields the protein MNKIKRFFANAGKKLFTTARAKVWWLIILIVAFTVLAGFLDYPKYYDQGVNWLKKTTGIALPEFYKLPFRLGLDLQGGTHLIYEADTSAIPEKDRDDALEGVRDVIERRVNAFGVAEPVVQTTSAGASQRVIVELAGIKDVSEAIKMIGETPLLEFKEQNSDTGTAQILTAEQKKEMSDYNAAAKKTANEVLRKARARGADFAALAGEYSTDEATKSVGGDLGFITKDGVYADLYDDAAKLKVGGVSGLIETDDNISIIKLVAMQDSKEVKANHLLICWVGADRCESDLSKEDAKKKIDELKAEATAANFIDLVKANSSEPGASESGGDLGWFGKGMMVKPFEDATFAMKVGGISEVIETQFGYHLIYKTDERAVKEYRVSRILIDKKTSAEILPPSEEWIYTGLTGKQLVRAQVQFDPNTSAPQVGLEFNDEGKKLFGEITERNVGKQVAIFLDGQVISAPTVQEAIKDGNAVISGSFTIPEAKILAQRLNAGALPVPINLISQETIGAALGQESVAKSLMAGLIGFLAVIVFMI